In Sphingobacterium thalpophilum, a genomic segment contains:
- a CDS encoding insulinase family protein, producing MKFIKPLALAFLLPATFYIAEAKMPTTLTAEARAILSQDSLALNQKLPFDNEVITGKLKNGFTYFIRKNSEPKGRVTMYLGMKAGSILENEKQLGLAHFLEHMNFNGLKHFPKNELVNYLQKAGVRFGSDLNAYTSFDQTVYQLPIPSDDPELLKNGLQVMRDWAQDALLDGEEIDKERGVILEEKRGGRGVQQRLQDQYFPMLLNGSLYSKRLPIGTEQILKTFPYTEIRKFHEDWYRPDLQALIIVGDIDPKEMEERVKVLFSDMKMPKKALERKKYRVDLLNKNQFLAISDPELPYTVAQILIKSEKEKVSTVGDYRNELLKNVFNQMIAGRFSELMQQPNPPFMQAGGSISDFVANLNTFSLLVVPKPGELESGFKAMLTEFERIQKYGFTQTELDRAIADMKKGNEMSFIERDKKKSDSYVDRYLNYFIDDEPALSNENAYRLTKQLLPTLKLSEVNGLVKKYYTDLNRDVLVMGPEKDKANLPAESTVTGWVKAVEESPVTAYEDKVSNLPLLSKEPVKGTVLSSKSIDAVQAKELILSNGVKVILKPTDFKNDEIQIMAYSPGGTSGYSDADYFSASNASSLIDASGVGQMNNVELTKYLSGKDVSISPYISERYEGISGSTDKEGLKNAFELIYGYFTEPRLDQDIFQSTMTRAKGSLENRLSNPNNVFSDKVKEVLYGNNVRRQNPTVETINKIDRERALAIYKERFADASDFVFTIVGSFDENQIKPYLETYLASLPALKRGESYKDLNILEPSKGERVVVHKGKEEKASTQLAYYGDYTYNEIENVNMEALESVLTIKLLERLREKEGGVYGVGARASFSKLPKARYAFSIGFGSAVDKADALITSALDEVKKIQEKGPENGDIEKFLAEQQRQNELNLRENGYWLNYISSSYQNDLDLARYTRRIDNLKEVTSKSVQDVAGKYLKRDRLFEFILMPDSK from the coding sequence ATGAAATTCATTAAACCACTCGCATTAGCTTTTCTATTACCGGCTACGTTCTATATAGCAGAAGCAAAAATGCCAACCACGTTAACCGCGGAAGCGCGCGCGATTCTATCCCAAGATAGTTTGGCCCTGAATCAAAAATTACCCTTCGACAATGAAGTCATCACAGGGAAACTGAAAAATGGATTTACATACTTTATTCGTAAAAATAGCGAGCCTAAAGGCCGTGTTACCATGTATTTGGGTATGAAGGCCGGCTCTATTCTAGAAAATGAAAAACAGCTTGGTTTGGCCCATTTTTTAGAACATATGAACTTCAATGGCCTGAAGCACTTTCCAAAGAATGAATTGGTTAACTACCTGCAGAAAGCGGGGGTTCGATTTGGATCGGACCTCAATGCCTATACCAGCTTTGACCAGACCGTTTATCAGCTGCCCATTCCTTCTGACGATCCTGAACTTTTAAAAAATGGTTTGCAGGTAATGCGCGATTGGGCTCAGGACGCTTTGTTGGATGGCGAGGAAATTGATAAAGAACGGGGTGTTATTCTCGAAGAAAAACGAGGTGGAAGAGGAGTACAGCAGCGTTTACAGGATCAATACTTTCCGATGTTGCTCAATGGTTCCCTTTACTCCAAACGTTTGCCGATCGGAACTGAACAGATACTGAAAACATTTCCCTACACAGAAATACGCAAATTCCATGAAGACTGGTATCGCCCGGATTTACAGGCCCTGATCATCGTTGGAGATATTGATCCCAAGGAGATGGAAGAAAGGGTGAAAGTATTGTTTTCCGATATGAAAATGCCCAAAAAAGCGTTGGAGCGTAAAAAATATCGGGTCGATCTGTTAAACAAGAACCAGTTCTTGGCTATTTCAGATCCGGAACTGCCCTACACTGTTGCACAGATTTTGATCAAAAGCGAAAAAGAAAAGGTTTCCACGGTAGGAGATTACAGAAACGAGCTGTTGAAGAATGTGTTCAATCAGATGATCGCGGGGCGTTTTTCTGAATTGATGCAACAACCGAACCCTCCTTTTATGCAGGCAGGTGGAAGTATCAGCGATTTTGTTGCTAACCTTAATACTTTTTCATTGTTGGTAGTGCCTAAACCAGGCGAGTTGGAATCCGGATTTAAAGCGATGTTAACCGAATTTGAGCGCATTCAAAAATACGGTTTTACACAGACGGAGTTGGATCGTGCCATCGCCGATATGAAAAAGGGTAACGAGATGTCATTTATCGAGCGTGATAAAAAGAAGTCGGATAGCTATGTAGACCGTTATCTCAATTATTTTATTGATGATGAACCTGCTTTAAGTAATGAAAACGCTTATCGTTTGACAAAACAGCTGTTACCAACCTTGAAACTGTCGGAAGTGAATGGTTTGGTGAAAAAATATTATACCGATCTGAACCGCGATGTTTTAGTTATGGGGCCAGAAAAGGATAAGGCCAATTTACCCGCTGAGTCTACCGTGACGGGCTGGGTAAAAGCCGTGGAAGAGAGTCCCGTGACAGCATATGAAGATAAAGTTTCCAATCTTCCCTTGCTTTCAAAAGAGCCCGTAAAAGGCACTGTTTTATCGTCAAAAAGTATTGACGCCGTTCAAGCGAAAGAATTGATCTTAAGCAATGGTGTGAAAGTAATCCTAAAGCCTACGGACTTTAAAAATGATGAGATACAGATTATGGCGTATAGTCCGGGTGGAACATCAGGCTATAGTGATGCAGACTACTTCTCAGCCTCCAATGCGTCTTCTTTAATTGATGCAAGCGGCGTTGGACAAATGAACAACGTTGAGCTTACGAAGTATCTTTCAGGAAAAGATGTTTCCATCTCTCCGTATATCTCCGAACGTTACGAAGGTATTTCAGGTAGTACAGATAAAGAAGGCTTGAAGAATGCTTTTGAATTGATTTATGGTTATTTTACCGAGCCTCGATTGGATCAGGATATTTTCCAGAGTACCATGACCCGGGCAAAAGGATCTTTGGAAAATAGGTTGAGCAATCCAAATAATGTATTCTCGGATAAAGTGAAAGAAGTGCTTTATGGCAACAATGTCCGCCGGCAAAACCCAACGGTAGAAACGATCAATAAAATTGATCGGGAGCGTGCTTTGGCAATTTACAAAGAACGATTTGCTGATGCTTCGGATTTTGTGTTTACAATTGTGGGGTCATTTGACGAGAATCAGATCAAGCCTTATTTAGAAACCTACCTGGCTTCATTGCCGGCCCTTAAAAGAGGAGAAAGCTACAAGGATTTAAATATTCTGGAGCCGAGCAAGGGCGAGCGCGTAGTTGTTCATAAAGGCAAAGAGGAGAAGGCAAGTACGCAATTGGCCTACTATGGGGACTATACCTATAATGAAATTGAAAATGTGAATATGGAAGCCTTGGAGAGTGTGTTGACGATCAAATTGTTGGAAAGACTCCGTGAAAAAGAAGGTGGAGTTTACGGCGTGGGCGCTCGGGCGAGTTTCAGTAAGCTGCCAAAAGCACGTTATGCTTTTTCCATTGGTTTTGGTTCGGCAGTAGATAAGGCTGATGCTTTAATCACTTCGGCCTTGGATGAAGTAAAAAAGATTCAGGAAAAAGGCCCTGAAAATGGAGATATCGAAAAGTTCCTAGCAGAACAGCAGCGACAAAATGAGTTAAATCTTCGTGAAAATGGTTATTGGCTGAATTATATATCAAGTTCTTATCAGAATGATCTTGATCTTGCACGATATACACGTAGAATAGACAATTTGAAGGAGGTAACTTCGAAGTCGGTGCAGGATGTTGCCGGAAAATATTTGAAGAGAGATCGACTTTTTGAATTTATTTTGATGCCGGATTCTAAATAA
- the xerD gene encoding site-specific tyrosine recombinase XerD: protein MDFENWTDIKKEFEQFLKFERGLSVNSIDAYLNDVSKFQIYCEDNHLVLNTVTRKNIQEFLAWLQEFNISPFTQSRLISGLKTFFSFLMIEHEFVHNPTDLLQAPRLARKLPSVLSIHEIDQLIAAIDLSSPEGERNKTIIEILYGCGLRVSELVTLKISNLFLDVEFIKVEGKGSKERLIPIGQHAIKHLRIYLETIRPHIKIKAGNEDIVFLNRRGAALSRVMIFLIIKELALKIGLQRTISPHTFRHSFASHLVEGGADLRAVQDMLGHESITTTEIYTHIDRDYLHSIITQYHPRS from the coding sequence ATGGATTTTGAAAACTGGACTGATATAAAAAAGGAATTCGAACAATTCTTAAAGTTCGAAAGAGGTTTAAGCGTTAATTCAATTGATGCTTACTTAAATGACGTATCCAAATTTCAGATCTACTGCGAAGACAATCATTTGGTTTTAAATACTGTAACGAGAAAAAATATACAGGAGTTTTTGGCTTGGTTGCAGGAGTTTAATATTTCACCCTTCACACAATCCAGGCTGATCTCTGGCCTGAAGACTTTCTTTAGCTTTTTGATGATCGAGCATGAATTCGTCCACAATCCGACAGATCTTCTTCAGGCGCCACGCTTGGCACGCAAGCTGCCCAGCGTTTTGAGCATACATGAGATCGATCAATTGATCGCGGCAATCGATCTTTCTTCACCCGAGGGCGAGCGCAATAAAACGATCATCGAAATCTTATACGGATGCGGTCTCCGTGTTTCCGAACTTGTCACACTCAAGATATCAAACCTTTTTTTAGATGTTGAATTTATCAAAGTTGAAGGCAAGGGAAGCAAAGAACGCCTCATTCCAATTGGTCAACACGCCATTAAACACCTTCGCATCTATTTAGAAACAATCAGACCTCATATCAAGATTAAGGCCGGAAATGAAGATATTGTATTCCTCAACAGAAGAGGCGCCGCATTATCCCGGGTCATGATCTTCTTGATCATCAAAGAACTTGCCTTAAAAATTGGTTTACAAAGAACCATCAGCCCACATACCTTTAGACATAGCTTTGCGTCACATCTGGTGGAAGGTGGTGCCGACTTAAGAGCTGTACAGGATATGCTCGGTCATGAAAGTATTACTACGACCGAAATATACACACACATCGATAGGGACTACCTTCATTCCATTATTACGCAATATCATCCACGGTCGTGA
- a CDS encoding acyl-CoA dehydrogenase: protein MQFNSEDIAILKDNQAKGIQQKTLSDGQLDLIYRRKWFKIWVPRALGGLGLSVPEGLSLLADLAYWDGGLAWTVTLCSGANLFVGFIDPLIGNQIFETDRVCFGGSGQASGTATREGDHYRLRGFWRYATGAPHLTHFTLNAAIQEAGKPVLDEKGEPLIKSFFVDRDHVLIHYDWDTFGLEATASHSFSLEDVLVDSRQSFEIDAAKSTRRELLYQYPFMPFAELTLLANFTGMYKRFLDLIEKLFVLKSNQSKWEKTESKEAFRVLDEFQQDYANRREEIMNLAALSWVNLHDGNDNAAIYEQIGKQSRDFVESILTNTIRLYPHTGISGAAIDHEINIIFRNIFTASQHKLLQKSF, encoded by the coding sequence ATGCAATTCAATAGCGAAGATATCGCTATACTGAAAGATAATCAGGCAAAAGGAATTCAGCAGAAAACGTTGTCAGATGGACAACTGGATCTGATTTACCGTCGGAAGTGGTTTAAGATTTGGGTTCCCCGTGCATTAGGTGGATTGGGGTTAAGTGTACCTGAAGGACTCAGCTTATTGGCTGATCTGGCTTATTGGGATGGGGGATTAGCCTGGACAGTAACTTTATGTTCAGGAGCAAATCTCTTTGTCGGTTTTATTGATCCCCTTATAGGAAATCAAATTTTCGAAACGGATCGGGTTTGTTTCGGGGGGAGTGGACAGGCATCTGGTACTGCTACGCGTGAAGGGGACCACTATCGACTCCGTGGTTTCTGGAGATATGCTACCGGAGCGCCACATTTGACGCACTTCACATTAAATGCCGCAATTCAGGAGGCGGGAAAACCCGTTTTGGACGAAAAAGGTGAACCGCTGATAAAATCATTTTTTGTCGATCGGGATCATGTACTGATTCACTATGACTGGGATACATTTGGATTGGAAGCTACAGCTTCGCATTCTTTTTCGCTGGAAGACGTTCTCGTTGATAGCAGGCAGTCTTTTGAGATTGATGCGGCAAAAAGTACACGTCGCGAGCTGTTGTATCAATATCCCTTTATGCCTTTTGCGGAATTGACTTTACTGGCCAACTTTACGGGAATGTATAAGCGCTTTTTGGATTTAATCGAAAAACTATTTGTGTTAAAAAGCAATCAATCCAAATGGGAGAAAACTGAAAGTAAAGAAGCGTTTAGGGTACTCGATGAATTTCAGCAAGATTATGCGAATCGGAGGGAGGAAATAATGAATTTGGCCGCTCTTTCTTGGGTAAATCTTCACGATGGAAATGATAATGCAGCGATTTATGAACAGATAGGCAAACAAAGTAGGGATTTTGTAGAATCTATCTTGACAAATACGATAAGACTCTATCCACACACCGGAATTTCGGGGGCCGCCATTGACCATGAAATCAATATCATCTTCAGGAATATTTTTACGGCTTCGCAACACAAGTTATTGCAAAAGAGCTTCTAA
- the pnuC gene encoding nicotinamide riboside transporter PnuC: MTSETIFEAFVKQIQQATIAEWLGVSFGVLQVWFSRQNKSINYIFGIIGILISVYVLFHAKLYAEILLHLYYLIMSIYGWIYWKYSRDVATPITHCEPKEWWIVGGICAVGFLLFYFGLVHLTDSDVPLWDSAVSCTAWAGMWLLAKRKIENWILLNISNLMAIPLLIHKGLFLYSGLTLFLFVMAFSGYFNWRRIIREERYAIQ; this comes from the coding sequence ATGACTTCTGAAACAATTTTCGAAGCTTTTGTAAAACAGATTCAACAGGCCACCATTGCGGAATGGTTGGGGGTATCTTTTGGTGTTTTACAAGTTTGGTTTTCCCGGCAAAATAAATCGATCAATTACATTTTTGGGATTATTGGTATCTTAATTTCTGTTTACGTATTATTCCATGCGAAACTATATGCCGAAATATTGCTACATCTCTATTATTTGATCATGAGCATCTATGGCTGGATCTATTGGAAATATAGTCGTGATGTAGCTACGCCCATAACACACTGTGAGCCGAAAGAATGGTGGATAGTAGGTGGCATATGTGCTGTCGGTTTTCTGTTGTTTTATTTCGGATTGGTACACTTAACGGATTCTGATGTACCGCTTTGGGATTCTGCCGTTTCCTGTACAGCTTGGGCAGGGATGTGGTTATTGGCAAAGCGGAAGATAGAAAATTGGATATTGTTGAATATCAGTAATCTGATGGCAATTCCTTTGCTGATCCATAAAGGGCTGTTTCTTTATTCGGGCTTGACGTTATTTTTATTTGTTATGGCATTTAGTGGGTATTTTAATTGGAGGAGAATAATACGTGAAGAAAGATATGCAATTCAATAG
- a CDS encoding malate:quinone oxidoreductase: protein MSKKSNKEVDVVLIGAGIMSATLGTLINELSPDVNIEILERLDVVAAESSDAWNNAGTGHSALCELNYTPEQKDGSVKIDKAVKIAEQFEVSKQFWSYLVDKGIIAQPENFIRSIPHMSAVFGEKDAKFLKTRWETLTTQNLFKGMEYTEDTALLKSWIPLMMEGRAADEKIAATKMDLGTDVNFGSLTRDLIANLENKENISISLNHEVIDIEREDDGRWEVEVKDLKTGTKREIKAKFVFIGAGGHSLLLLEKSGIPEAKGYGGFPVGGQWLRCVNEEIINTHHAKVYGKASVGAPPMSVPHLDTRYIDGKQALLFGPYAGFSTKFLKQGSYFDLPASIKLSNIRPMLSAGLDNLPLTKYLITEVMKSPKDKLESLKQFMPTAKLEDWVIEKAGQRVQVIKKDEKKGGILEFGTEVVSSADGSIAALLGASPGASTSVAIMISLLKRCFPERAKSDEYRKKLREMIPSHGKSLNDDAQLCKETRTRTHKALKLIDIE, encoded by the coding sequence ATGAGCAAAAAATCAAATAAAGAAGTTGACGTTGTTCTGATCGGCGCCGGTATTATGAGTGCTACTTTGGGTACTCTAATCAATGAATTAAGCCCAGACGTTAATATTGAAATTCTTGAGCGTTTGGATGTTGTGGCTGCTGAAAGTTCTGACGCATGGAATAATGCTGGCACGGGTCACTCTGCTTTATGCGAGTTAAATTATACCCCCGAACAGAAAGATGGTTCTGTCAAGATTGATAAAGCAGTGAAAATTGCCGAGCAATTTGAAGTCTCTAAGCAATTTTGGTCCTACCTCGTTGATAAAGGCATTATTGCCCAACCTGAAAATTTTATCCGTAGTATTCCACACATGAGTGCGGTTTTTGGTGAAAAAGACGCTAAATTTCTAAAGACAAGATGGGAAACACTAACGACCCAAAACTTGTTCAAAGGGATGGAATATACCGAAGATACAGCATTGTTGAAATCGTGGATTCCATTGATGATGGAAGGACGTGCGGCAGACGAAAAAATCGCGGCGACAAAAATGGATCTGGGCACTGATGTAAATTTTGGGTCGTTGACACGTGATTTGATCGCTAATCTTGAAAATAAAGAAAATATTTCGATTTCCTTAAACCACGAAGTAATTGACATCGAACGTGAAGATGACGGTCGCTGGGAAGTGGAAGTCAAAGATTTAAAGACAGGAACAAAGCGAGAAATCAAGGCAAAATTTGTATTTATTGGAGCCGGTGGGCACTCGTTGTTATTGTTGGAAAAATCTGGAATACCCGAAGCGAAAGGCTATGGCGGATTCCCGGTGGGAGGCCAATGGCTGCGTTGTGTGAATGAAGAGATCATTAATACACACCATGCGAAGGTGTATGGTAAAGCTTCTGTCGGTGCGCCTCCAATGTCTGTACCGCACTTAGATACACGTTATATTGATGGCAAGCAAGCGTTATTGTTTGGACCATATGCAGGTTTCTCAACTAAATTCTTAAAACAGGGGTCTTACTTCGATTTACCGGCTTCTATCAAATTGTCCAATATCCGTCCGATGTTATCAGCCGGACTTGACAACTTACCGTTGACGAAGTATCTTATTACTGAAGTCATGAAGTCACCAAAAGATAAACTGGAGTCTTTAAAACAATTTATGCCTACAGCTAAATTGGAGGATTGGGTTATCGAGAAAGCAGGACAACGTGTTCAGGTCATCAAGAAAGATGAAAAGAAAGGTGGAATTTTAGAATTTGGTACAGAGGTCGTTTCTAGTGCCGATGGTTCTATTGCTGCGCTATTAGGAGCTTCTCCTGGAGCTTCGACGTCAGTAGCTATTATGATCAGCTTGTTGAAGAGATGTTTCCCTGAACGTGCCAAATCAGATGAATACCGTAAAAAACTACGTGAAATGATCCCTTCACACGGGAAATCATTGAACGATGATGCGCAACTTTGTAAAGAAACGCGTACGCGTACGCACAAAGCGTTGAAATTGATTGATATAGAATAA
- the fabG gene encoding 3-oxoacyl-[acyl-carrier-protein] reductase, whose protein sequence is MKILEGKIALVTGASKGIGRKIAEVFAQHGANVAFTYLSSVEKGQALEQELQAFGTKVIGYRSDASKFEEAEQLINAIVADFGGLDIVVNNAGITKDGLLMRMTEENWDDVLNVNLKSVFNVTKAASKIMMKNRKGSFINMSSVVGVQGNAGQANYAASKAGIIGFTKSVAKELGSRNIRANVVAPGFIRTEMTDVLDPKVVAGWEAGIPLKRAGQPEDVANACLYLASDLSAYVTGQVLPVDGGML, encoded by the coding sequence ATGAAAATACTTGAAGGAAAAATTGCTTTAGTAACAGGAGCATCAAAAGGAATCGGAAGGAAAATTGCAGAAGTGTTTGCACAACATGGTGCTAACGTCGCTTTTACGTATCTTTCTTCTGTCGAAAAAGGACAGGCGTTGGAGCAGGAGCTTCAGGCTTTTGGCACCAAAGTGATTGGTTATCGCTCTGACGCTTCAAAATTTGAAGAAGCAGAACAATTGATCAATGCGATCGTCGCTGATTTTGGCGGATTAGATATTGTTGTCAATAATGCTGGTATCACAAAAGACGGCCTGTTAATGCGTATGACCGAAGAGAATTGGGATGATGTATTAAATGTCAACTTAAAATCTGTCTTTAACGTTACAAAAGCTGCTTCAAAAATTATGATGAAAAACCGTAAAGGTTCATTTATCAATATGTCATCCGTTGTTGGCGTTCAAGGAAATGCTGGTCAGGCAAATTATGCTGCATCAAAAGCTGGTATCATTGGGTTCACAAAATCGGTCGCTAAAGAATTAGGTTCTCGTAATATCCGTGCAAACGTAGTTGCTCCAGGCTTTATACGTACCGAAATGACAGATGTACTGGATCCTAAAGTTGTGGCAGGATGGGAAGCTGGAATTCCATTGAAACGTGCTGGCCAACCAGAAGATGTTGCCAATGCATGTCTTTATTTAGCATCTGACTTATCGGCATACGTAACCGGACAGGTTCTTCCTGTTGATGGTGGTATGTTATAA
- a CDS encoding acyl transferase — MANWKDFFEIKTEDDFNQHCLDTYQFQSQHCKVYRDYISLLGREKDLIQHYTDIPFMPIEFFKTQQVIAEGMEAEIVFSSSGTTGMVTSKHLVADLRIYERTFRRIFEDFYGPLSHIAVLALLPSYLERSGSSLIYMIDDLMKQSEQPESNYFLYNHQELYDTLVALKNKGTKTILFGVTYALLDFIEQYAFEFPELIIMETGGMKGKRKEMVKQEIHKLLEEAFSVHGIHSEYGMTELLSQGYSSGQGIFHLPKWMKILIRDTNDPLSLIPMNKTGGINVIDLANRYSCSFIATQDLGKVYPDGSFEILGRFDQSDIRGCNLLVQ, encoded by the coding sequence ATGGCGAACTGGAAGGATTTTTTTGAAATTAAAACCGAGGATGATTTTAATCAGCATTGTTTAGATACCTACCAATTCCAGAGCCAGCATTGTAAGGTTTATCGTGACTATATCAGCCTCCTCGGCAGAGAAAAAGACCTTATTCAGCACTATACGGATATTCCTTTTATGCCTATTGAATTTTTTAAGACGCAACAGGTTATTGCTGAAGGAATGGAGGCTGAAATCGTATTCTCGAGTTCGGGTACAACGGGTATGGTCACCTCAAAACATTTAGTCGCTGACCTCCGTATTTACGAACGCACTTTCCGTCGTATTTTTGAAGACTTCTATGGTCCACTAAGCCATATTGCCGTACTGGCCCTTCTACCCTCATACCTTGAAAGAAGCGGTTCATCTTTAATCTACATGATTGATGATCTCATGAAGCAAAGTGAGCAGCCTGAAAGCAATTATTTTCTCTATAACCACCAAGAGCTTTACGATACACTTGTGGCGCTCAAAAATAAAGGCACAAAAACAATCCTTTTCGGCGTAACGTACGCCCTACTCGACTTCATTGAACAATACGCCTTTGAATTTCCTGAACTGATTATTATGGAAACTGGCGGAATGAAAGGTAAACGCAAGGAAATGGTCAAACAGGAAATCCATAAACTCCTGGAAGAAGCCTTTTCCGTCCATGGAATCCATTCGGAATATGGCATGACAGAATTACTCTCACAAGGTTATTCTTCAGGTCAGGGAATTTTCCATCTTCCCAAATGGATGAAAATCTTGATTCGCGACACCAATGATCCATTGAGCCTAATTCCCATGAATAAAACTGGTGGTATCAACGTTATCGACCTTGCGAATCGTTACTCGTGTTCATTTATAGCCACGCAGGATTTGGGTAAAGTATATCCAGATGGATCTTTTGAAATATTAGGACGTTTTGACCAAAGTGATATCAGGGGATGTAATTTGTTGGTTCAATAA
- a CDS encoding neutral zinc metallopeptidase, translated as MKWQGGKQSGNFEDRRGMSGGGKIALGGIGGIIVLVIGFLMGGDPSQLLQQAQNMGAQTEQSGQPRELNPEEKRLTEFSLTVLQSTEDVWAKLFKEQMQKSYTPTTLVFYDGGTQTDGCGMGQASYGPFYCPGDQKIYLDLSFSKELSDKFGAKGEFAMAYVIAHEVGHHIQQLVGLLPKTNQARGQMSERENNRISVMTELQADFYAGVWAHYLNEYTDIKIDYNDIMDGMKAAEAVGDDKLQTEAQGYAVPESFTHGTSAQRMEWFKKGYDSGDMRSGNTFEDPSLK; from the coding sequence ATGAAATGGCAAGGAGGTAAACAAAGTGGTAATTTTGAAGACCGCAGAGGAATGTCGGGGGGAGGAAAAATTGCTTTAGGAGGAATTGGTGGAATTATTGTTTTGGTCATTGGATTTTTGATGGGTGGAGATCCGAGTCAACTCTTACAGCAGGCTCAAAATATGGGGGCGCAAACCGAACAGTCCGGGCAGCCACGTGAGTTAAATCCTGAAGAAAAAAGGCTAACCGAATTCTCCTTGACTGTACTCCAAAGTACAGAGGATGTTTGGGCAAAGCTGTTTAAAGAGCAGATGCAGAAGAGTTATACGCCTACTACCCTTGTTTTTTATGATGGTGGTACACAAACGGATGGTTGTGGCATGGGACAGGCCTCTTACGGACCTTTTTATTGTCCTGGCGATCAAAAGATTTACCTGGATCTGAGCTTTAGTAAAGAACTGTCGGATAAATTCGGGGCGAAGGGAGAGTTCGCCATGGCGTATGTAATTGCCCATGAGGTTGGACACCATATCCAACAGTTGGTGGGTTTATTACCAAAGACCAATCAGGCCCGTGGGCAAATGAGTGAACGCGAAAATAACCGGATCTCTGTGATGACCGAACTGCAAGCTGATTTTTATGCTGGAGTATGGGCGCATTATCTCAATGAATATACCGATATAAAAATCGATTATAATGATATTATGGACGGTATGAAAGCTGCCGAAGCAGTGGGAGATGATAAATTACAGACAGAGGCACAGGGCTATGCTGTTCCTGAATCATTTACGCATGGTACGTCCGCTCAACGTATGGAATGGTTTAAAAAGGGATATGATTCGGGGGATATGCGATCGGGCAACACCTTTGAAGATCCGAGTCTGAAATAA
- a CDS encoding alkylphosphonate utilization protein codes for MKLEEQLQARAGGKCELTGEDATLIAYTLPPEITSNLDNTLLISETLVNQLNKTEQLNPDDWKFLPNAMWSENPSVQIVCWRMLNRLKNEGWASEALDILYLDDETLAEAKKTGDHENDGYVSFHEDSIGQRLLEGDTVVLTKTLDVKGSSLKATLGTVVKNIRLVADNIEQIEGKIEGQTIVILTKYLRKQN; via the coding sequence ATGAAATTAGAAGAACAATTACAAGCGAGAGCTGGCGGAAAATGTGAGCTGACAGGCGAAGATGCCACTTTAATTGCTTATACATTACCACCGGAAATAACATCAAATTTGGACAATACTTTACTGATTTCAGAAACATTGGTCAATCAGCTCAACAAAACGGAGCAATTAAATCCGGACGATTGGAAATTCCTTCCAAATGCAATGTGGTCCGAGAACCCATCGGTACAAATTGTATGCTGGCGTATGTTAAACCGACTAAAAAATGAAGGTTGGGCGTCTGAAGCATTGGATATTCTATATTTAGACGATGAGACACTAGCTGAAGCTAAGAAAACTGGAGACCATGAAAATGACGGCTATGTTTCTTTTCATGAAGATAGCATCGGGCAACGACTATTGGAGGGCGACACTGTTGTTCTGACAAAAACGCTTGATGTGAAAGGTTCCTCTTTAAAAGCGACTTTAGGTACCGTGGTTAAGAATATTAGACTGGTAGCAGACAATATCGAGCAAATTGAGGGAAAGATTGAAGGCCAAACCATCGTGATACTGACCAAATATCTCCGTAAACAAAATTAA